The following proteins are co-located in the Choristoneura fumiferana chromosome 23, NRCan_CFum_1, whole genome shotgun sequence genome:
- the LOC141441180 gene encoding uncharacterized protein, whose protein sequence is MVVSYYILTQRPAVTYFNKTYIAYIKVSSQRHGRSNPLYYVDIHYKSVVPFDNEFKVDFYFFELLSNEYRRGFVEMHFKWCDLIHKNPFFGAPMRQGKLLKPCPYPPDVYDMYNMTIPSLAIPPGFPFTKGRIFANVSHHGNAVYCGHMDMELKEKIVKPEKV, encoded by the exons atggta GTTAGTTACTACATACTGACACAGCGTCCTGCCGTCACTTACTTTAACAAAACATACATTGCTTACATAAAAGTTTCGTCGCAGCGGCATGGACGAAGCAACCCTTTGTACTACGTGGATATTCATTACAAGTCGGTGGTGCCTTTTGACAACGAATTTAAA GTAGACTTCTATTTTTTCGAGCTCCTGAGCAATGAGTACCGGCGCGGCTTCGTGGAGATGCACTTTAAGTGGTGCGACTTGATTCACAAGAATCCATTCTTCGGGGCTCCTATGAGGCAGGGCAAGCTGTTGAAGCCCTGCCCCTATCCACCG GACGTTTACGATATGTACAATATGACTATCCCATCATTGGCCATCCCCCCCGGATTCCCGTTTACGAAGGGACGCATCTTTGCGAACGTCTCTCATCACGGTAACGCTGTCTACTGCGGCCACATGGACATGGAGCTCAAGGAGAAGATAGTAAAACCTGAGAAGGTTTAG